The following proteins are co-located in the Bacillus pumilus genome:
- the glpD gene encoding glycerol-3-phosphate dehydrogenase, whose product MTFSSLEREQMLQEMTKKPYDVFIIGGGITGAGTALDAASRGMRVGLAEMQDFAAGTSSRSTKLVHGGLRYLKQFEVKMVAEVGKERAIVYENGPHVTTPEWMLLPMHKGGTFGKFSTSIGLRVYDFLAGVKHNERRSMLSAKETLAKEPLVKKDGLKGGGYYVEYRTDDARLTIEVMKEAVKFGAEAVNYAKVKEFIYDKGKVVGVVIEDVMTEKTYDVYAKKIVNATGPWVDQLRDKDHSKEGKHLQHTKGIHLVFDQSVFPLKQAIYFDTPDKRMVFAIPREGKTYVGTTDTVYKKQLEHPRMTKADRDYVIQAIQYMFPDLNITEKDVESNWAGLRPLIHEEGKDPSEISRKDEVWTSSSGLITIAGGKLTGYRKMAEHIVNLVRDGLKEETGKDYGSCKTKHMPISGGHVGGSKNMASFVQAKTAEGASVGLTEPIAQKLAEKYGSNVSSLFQRVEELQGEADKRNIPAYVLAELVYAIEEELAVTPVDFFLRRTGSLLFNINWAKKYAQPVVDYMADRFGWDEATKQKHQTELDQLFHEAVVPLDAE is encoded by the coding sequence ATGACTTTTTCTAGCTTAGAAAGAGAACAAATGCTGCAGGAAATGACAAAAAAACCATATGATGTGTTTATCATTGGTGGGGGTATTACAGGCGCAGGTACAGCACTTGATGCGGCTTCACGCGGGATGCGTGTCGGTCTTGCGGAAATGCAAGATTTCGCAGCAGGTACGTCTAGCCGCTCAACGAAACTCGTGCACGGTGGACTTCGTTATTTAAAGCAATTTGAAGTGAAGATGGTGGCAGAGGTCGGTAAAGAACGTGCCATTGTATATGAAAATGGTCCGCATGTGACAACGCCAGAATGGATGCTTCTTCCGATGCATAAAGGCGGTACATTTGGTAAGTTTTCAACATCAATTGGTCTAAGAGTGTATGACTTTTTAGCTGGAGTAAAGCATAACGAACGCAGAAGCATGCTCAGTGCGAAAGAAACACTTGCCAAAGAACCGCTTGTGAAAAAGGACGGCTTAAAAGGCGGCGGCTACTATGTTGAATACCGTACAGATGATGCACGCCTCACAATTGAAGTCATGAAAGAGGCAGTGAAATTTGGTGCAGAAGCTGTCAACTATGCGAAAGTAAAAGAATTTATCTATGATAAAGGAAAAGTTGTCGGCGTTGTCATTGAAGATGTCATGACGGAGAAAACATATGATGTGTATGCGAAGAAGATTGTCAATGCGACAGGTCCATGGGTAGATCAGCTAAGAGACAAGGACCATTCAAAAGAAGGGAAGCACTTACAGCATACAAAAGGAATTCACTTAGTATTCGACCAATCGGTTTTCCCGTTAAAACAAGCGATCTATTTCGACACGCCTGACAAACGCATGGTCTTTGCGATTCCGAGAGAAGGCAAAACGTACGTTGGAACAACAGATACGGTATACAAAAAACAGCTGGAACATCCGCGTATGACAAAAGCAGATCGTGATTATGTCATCCAAGCGATTCAGTACATGTTCCCAGATCTCAACATTACGGAAAAAGATGTTGAATCCAACTGGGCCGGTCTTCGTCCGCTCATTCATGAAGAAGGAAAAGACCCTTCAGAAATTTCTCGTAAGGATGAGGTATGGACATCATCTTCAGGCTTAATCACCATCGCTGGTGGTAAATTAACAGGCTACCGTAAAATGGCTGAGCACATTGTGAATCTTGTACGTGATGGACTGAAAGAAGAAACTGGAAAAGATTATGGATCATGTAAAACCAAACATATGCCAATTTCAGGTGGGCATGTAGGCGGTTCTAAAAATATGGCATCCTTTGTTCAAGCGAAAACGGCAGAAGGAGCATCCGTTGGTTTAACAGAACCGATTGCTCAAAAACTAGCTGAAAAATATGGCTCAAACGTCAGCAGTCTCTTCCAGCGTGTGGAGGAGCTTCAAGGCGAAGCAGACAAACGAAACATTCCAGCGTACGTACTGGCAGAGCTTGTCTATGCAATCGAAGAAGAACTAGCCGTTACACCTGTCGATTTCTTCTTAAGAAGAACAGGAAGCCTATTATTTAATATCAACTGGGCAAAAAAATATGCACAGCCTGTCGTTGACTATATGGCAGATCGATTTGGCTGGGATGAAGCGACAAAACAAAAACATCAAACAGAATTAGATCAACTATTCCATGAAGCAGTCGTACCGCTTGATGCCGAATAA